A DNA window from Rhizobium sp. NXC14 contains the following coding sequences:
- the cysE gene encoding serine O-acetyltransferase, giving the protein MPKSTGPGLAVQQPQSLDGGSVWTVIRAEAGKLAGREPILRRLLAEQVTDTTASHEILARVLAARLAVAHVETGDLFDLILSTLDDDIMRKVEADLAAVRDRDPACTTFLHALLNLKGFHALQTHRVAHALWSAGRREIATWLANLASLVFGPDIHPAAQIGASIMLDHGSGIVIGETAVIEDEVSILQDVTLGGTGKETGDRHPKIRHGVMIGAGAKILGNIEIGAFSKIAAGSVVLKPVPEHCTVAGVPATVVRIHRGDEIPAETMDQNI; this is encoded by the coding sequence ATGCCGAAATCGACCGGCCCTGGTTTGGCTGTGCAACAGCCGCAGTCCTTGGATGGCGGATCCGTCTGGACGGTGATCCGGGCTGAGGCGGGCAAGCTTGCGGGGCGCGAGCCGATATTGCGGCGACTGCTGGCGGAGCAGGTGACGGATACCACCGCCAGCCATGAGATCCTCGCCCGCGTGCTGGCGGCGCGGCTCGCGGTAGCGCACGTCGAAACGGGCGATCTGTTCGATCTCATCCTTTCCACGCTCGATGACGATATCATGCGGAAAGTTGAGGCCGATCTCGCCGCCGTGCGCGATCGCGACCCTGCCTGCACCACATTTCTGCATGCGCTTCTGAACCTCAAGGGCTTTCATGCGCTGCAGACGCATCGCGTCGCCCATGCGCTGTGGAGCGCCGGCCGCCGGGAGATCGCCACCTGGCTCGCCAATCTCGCCTCGCTGGTCTTCGGCCCGGATATCCATCCGGCGGCCCAGATCGGCGCTTCCATCATGCTAGACCATGGCTCGGGCATCGTGATCGGCGAAACGGCTGTGATCGAGGACGAAGTATCGATCCTGCAGGACGTCACCCTCGGCGGCACCGGCAAGGAGACGGGCGACCGTCATCCGAAGATCCGCCACGGCGTTATGATCGGCGCAGGCGCCAAGATTCTCGGCAATATCGAAATCGGTGCCTTCAGCAAGATCGCCGCCGGCAGCGTCGTGCTGAAGCCGGTCCCCGAACATTGCACGGTCGCCGGCGTTCCTGCCACTGTCGTTCGTATCCACCGCGGCGATGAGATCCCGGCAGAGACGATGGATCAGAATATCTAA
- a CDS encoding N-acetyltransferase, protein MAAVLDSVRAFFAPSIFTVDAENPSDVVARENLLDRVMGTDRRKKSSEKIRRNRIPAEGLALVARDRDGHLIGTVRLWNVEAGVNAEGTPINALLLGPLAVDCHHGGKGVGSALMRAAVLEAKNRGHGAVLLVGDAAYYERFGFFAEKARHLVMPGPFERSRFLALELTEGWLDGAAGMIVPSGRMLASAPVRRAA, encoded by the coding sequence ATGGCCGCTGTTCTTGATTCTGTCCGCGCATTCTTTGCGCCCTCCATTTTCACCGTCGACGCCGAAAATCCGTCGGATGTCGTCGCGCGTGAAAACCTGCTCGATCGCGTCATGGGCACTGACCGCCGCAAGAAATCGTCGGAGAAAATCCGTCGCAACCGCATTCCGGCCGAAGGACTTGCGCTGGTCGCGCGTGATCGCGACGGCCATCTGATCGGCACGGTACGGCTCTGGAACGTCGAGGCCGGCGTCAACGCCGAAGGCACGCCGATCAACGCGCTGCTGCTCGGCCCCCTGGCCGTCGATTGCCATCATGGCGGCAAGGGCGTCGGCTCGGCCTTGATGCGCGCGGCGGTTCTCGAAGCGAAGAACCGCGGGCATGGCGCCGTCCTGCTTGTCGGCGATGCCGCCTATTATGAGCGTTTCGGCTTCTTCGCCGAAAAGGCACGCCATCTTGTCATGCCAGGTCCGTTCGAACGTTCGCGCTTTCTCGCGCTTGAGCTCACCGAAGGCTGGCTTGACGGCGCGGCCGGCATGATCGTTCCCTCGGGACGAATGCTGGCCAGCGCGCCGGTTCGCCGCGCAGCTTGA
- the odc2 gene encoding ornithine/lysine decarboxylase: MTTQRIRDFLATRRPDGPCLVVDLDVIRDNFHAFRHAMPDSAIYYAVKANPAPEVLKLLAGLGSNFDCASVAEIEMALEAGATAARISYGNTIKKERDVARAHALGVSLFAVDSHEEVEKISRAAPGARVFCRVLTDGEGAEWPLSRKFGCVPQMAVDVLVYAHQLGLQSYGVSFHVGSQMTKVDAWDSALADAKRVFVQLAKQGIHLQMVNMGGGFPTKYLRDVPSAEAYGKSIYQALRTHFGNQIPQTIIEPGRGMVGNAGVIKAEVVLISKKSDNDDARWVFLDIGKFGGLAETMDEAIRYPIRTERDGDEMEPCVIAGPTCDSADVLYEKNLYPLPLSLTIGDEVLIEGTGAYTTTYSAVAFNGFEPLKAYVI; this comes from the coding sequence ATGACCACCCAGCGCATCCGCGACTTTCTCGCAACCCGACGTCCCGACGGTCCCTGCCTCGTGGTTGACCTCGATGTTATCAGAGATAATTTCCACGCCTTCCGTCACGCCATGCCGGATAGCGCCATTTACTACGCCGTCAAGGCCAACCCGGCTCCGGAAGTGCTGAAGCTGCTCGCAGGCCTCGGCTCCAATTTCGATTGCGCATCCGTTGCCGAAATCGAAATGGCGCTCGAAGCCGGTGCGACCGCTGCCCGCATCTCCTATGGCAACACGATCAAGAAGGAGCGTGACGTTGCTCGCGCGCACGCGCTCGGCGTCAGCCTCTTTGCGGTCGACAGCCACGAGGAAGTCGAGAAGATCTCGCGCGCCGCTCCCGGCGCCCGTGTCTTCTGCCGCGTGCTCACCGATGGCGAAGGCGCCGAATGGCCGCTGTCGCGCAAGTTCGGCTGCGTTCCGCAGATGGCGGTCGACGTTCTCGTCTACGCCCATCAGCTCGGCCTGCAGTCCTACGGCGTCTCGTTCCATGTCGGCTCACAGATGACCAAGGTCGATGCCTGGGATTCGGCTCTGGCCGATGCCAAGCGTGTCTTCGTCCAGCTTGCCAAGCAGGGCATCCACCTGCAGATGGTCAACATGGGCGGCGGCTTTCCGACCAAGTATCTGCGCGACGTTCCGTCCGCGGAAGCTTACGGCAAGTCGATCTATCAGGCGCTGCGCACGCATTTCGGCAACCAGATCCCGCAGACGATCATCGAGCCGGGTCGCGGCATGGTCGGAAATGCCGGTGTCATCAAGGCGGAAGTCGTGCTGATCTCCAAGAAGTCGGACAATGACGACGCCCGCTGGGTCTTCCTCGACATCGGCAAGTTCGGCGGTCTCGCCGAAACCATGGACGAGGCCATCCGTTACCCGATCCGCACCGAGCGCGACGGCGACGAGATGGAGCCCTGCGTGATCGCCGGCCCGACCTGCGACTCGGCCGACGTGCTGTATGAAAAGAACCTCTATCCGCTGCCGCTGTCTCTGACGATCGGCGACGAGGTGCTGATCGAAGGCACCGGCGCTTATACGACGACCTACTCGGCAGTCGCTTTTAACGGCTTCGAGCCGCTGAAGGCCTACGTCATCTAA
- a CDS encoding LysR family transcriptional regulator — protein sequence MDTLTRIRAFIDVVEAEGFSAAARRTGRSKALLSKYVRELEDELGALLLNRTTRQFSMTEAGHTYYRSASDILKEIDNLADLVRENNAQLKGRLRVSVPRTFVDADVGQSLIDFAGENPDLSLEIAADDRFVDLIEEGFDVAIRISKLEDSGMIARKISDFRVHLCATPDFLERHPDLEHPSDISNLPFIVDTNSRTQGSIRFHNPDNTTFAVAVSGPIEVNSPHATLRAALAGIGIALIPDFIARKPIESGELVTLFNDYIPTDRGIYAVYPHRRYLPAKVRIFVDYLHNWFKKHP from the coding sequence ATGGATACCTTGACGCGCATACGCGCCTTCATCGATGTCGTCGAGGCTGAGGGCTTTTCCGCCGCCGCCAGGCGCACCGGCCGCTCAAAGGCGCTGCTGTCGAAATATGTGCGTGAACTGGAAGACGAGCTCGGCGCGTTGCTGCTCAACCGCACCACCCGGCAGTTCTCCATGACGGAGGCCGGCCACACCTATTATCGCAGCGCCTCCGATATTTTGAAGGAGATCGACAACCTTGCCGATCTCGTGCGCGAAAACAATGCACAGCTGAAGGGACGGTTGCGCGTCTCCGTCCCCCGCACCTTCGTCGACGCCGACGTGGGCCAGTCGCTGATCGATTTCGCCGGCGAGAACCCGGACCTTTCGCTGGAGATTGCCGCCGACGACCGGTTCGTCGACCTGATCGAGGAAGGGTTTGACGTGGCGATCCGCATCAGCAAGCTCGAAGATTCCGGCATGATCGCCCGCAAGATCTCCGATTTCCGCGTCCATCTCTGCGCCACCCCGGATTTTCTCGAGCGCCATCCCGATCTCGAGCATCCAAGCGACATTTCCAATCTTCCCTTCATCGTCGACACCAATTCGCGCACCCAAGGCAGCATCCGCTTCCACAATCCTGACAACACAACCTTCGCCGTCGCCGTCTCCGGGCCGATTGAGGTCAACAGCCCGCACGCGACGCTGCGCGCTGCCCTCGCCGGGATCGGCATCGCCCTTATTCCCGATTTCATCGCCCGCAAGCCGATCGAAAGTGGCGAGCTGGTGACGCTATTCAACGATTACATCCCGACCGACCGCGGCATCTACGCCGTCTATCCGCACCGTCGATACCTGCCGGCCAAGGTGAGGATCTTTGTCGATTACCTGCACAATTGGTTCAAGAAGCATCCTTGA
- a CDS encoding DUF1007 family protein produces MNKSIPLITALLSLAPAAAFAHPHIFVEARLEVVAGADGGVEELRNVWRFDEVFSSSVVMDFDKNTDLKLEPNELAQVGKTVKQSLADYDYYMNLTINGKSITVQQPDIIHVDYKNGQLLMFFAVKPAEKMPLKGRLTFGVYDPTLYTSIDFPTDNELATVGDGFKACKHQVVRPDADEVISQNKQSLTDAFFNDPTGTNMSKLFATRLELTC; encoded by the coding sequence ATGAACAAATCCATACCATTGATCACCGCGCTTCTTTCGCTGGCGCCGGCCGCCGCCTTTGCGCATCCGCACATCTTCGTGGAGGCGCGGCTCGAAGTCGTGGCCGGCGCTGACGGCGGCGTCGAGGAACTGCGTAATGTCTGGCGCTTTGACGAGGTCTTTTCCTCTTCGGTCGTCATGGATTTCGACAAGAACACCGATCTGAAGCTGGAGCCGAACGAACTCGCGCAAGTCGGCAAAACGGTGAAGCAATCGCTTGCCGATTACGATTATTACATGAACCTGACGATCAACGGGAAGAGCATCACCGTCCAGCAGCCGGACATCATCCATGTCGACTATAAGAACGGTCAGCTCCTGATGTTCTTTGCGGTCAAGCCGGCGGAGAAGATGCCGCTCAAGGGCAGGCTTACCTTCGGCGTCTACGATCCGACGCTCTATACGTCGATTGATTTTCCCACAGACAACGAGCTGGCAACGGTGGGCGACGGCTTCAAGGCCTGCAAACACCAGGTGGTAAGGCCGGATGCCGACGAGGTGATATCGCAAAACAAGCAGTCGCTGACGGACGCCTTCTTCAACGACCCCACCGGCACCAACATGTCCAAACTCTTCGCCACACGGCTGGAGCTCACATGCTGA